From one Gossypium hirsutum isolate 1008001.06 chromosome D08, Gossypium_hirsutum_v2.1, whole genome shotgun sequence genomic stretch:
- the LOC107918891 gene encoding probable 1-deoxy-D-xylulose-5-phosphate synthase 2, chloroplastic, translating to MASSILRTRFLPLHQSQYGYNSIPSFHRKCRFNRVTAAQFETGNANYERNNMDKLGQQTTRTKRLLNFSGEKPSTPLLDTINHPIHMKNLSIEELRKLADELREEVVYTVSNTGGHLSSNLGVAELTVALHYVFDTPKDKIIWDVGHQSYPHKILTGRRSRMHSIRQTCGLAGFPKREESIHDAFGAGHSSTSISAGLGMAVGRDLLGKNNHVIAVIGDGAMTAGMAYEAMNNAGYLDSNLIIILNDNKQVSLPTATVDGPAPPVGALSKALTKLQSSREFRQLREAAKGITKQIGGQTHEIAAKFDSYMRGVVGGSGASLFEELGLYYIGPVDGHNVEDLVYVLNEVRSMPAPGPVLIHVITEKGKGYAPAEVAPDKMHGVVKFDPKSGKQMESKSETCSYTKYFAESLIAEAEEDDKIVGIHAAMGGGTGLSLFQKRFPDRCFDVGIAEQHAVTFAAGLASEGLKPFCAIYSSFLQRGFDQVAHDVDLQKLPVRFAIDRAGLVGADGPTHCGAFDTTFMACLPNMVVMAPSNETELMHMVATAAAIDDRPSCFRYPRGNGIGTILPPNNKGTPLEIGKGRILREGSGKVAILGYGTIVQSCMKAAEQLQMLGISATVADARFCKPIDGDLLRQLAREHEILITAEEGSMGGFSTHFSHFLCLNGLLDGKLKWRPMILPDKYIDHGSQNDQIEEAGLSSKHIAATVLSTLGHTRGCVHQLDLID from the exons ATGGCTTCTTCTATTTTAAGAACAAGATTTCTTCCTTTACACCAATCCCAATATGGATATAATTCCATTCCAAGCTTCCATCGCAAG TGTCGATTCAATAGAGTTACAGCAGCTCAGTTTGAAACGGGGAATGCAAACTATGAAAGGAACAACATGGATAAACTTGGACAACAAACAACAAGAACCAAAAGGTTGCTTAATTTCTCAGGAGAAAAACCGTCTACTCCACTTCTTGATACCATAAACCATCCCATTCATATGAAGAATCTTTCCATCGAG GAGCTTCGGAAGTTAGCTGATGAGCTACGAGAAGAGGTGGTTTACACAGTGTCAAACACTGGTGGGCATCTCAGTTCAAACCTGGGGGTGGCTGAGCTAACAGTGGCGCTTCACTATGTTTTCGACACTCCTAAGGATAAGATAATTTGGGATGTTGGGCATCAG TCCTATCCGCATAAGATATTAACTGGTAGAAGATCGAGAATGCATTCGATTAGACAAACATGCGGATTAGCAGGGTTTCCGAAAAGGGAAGAGAGCATTCATGATGCCTTCGGAGCTGGCCATAGTTCTACTAGCATTTCTGCTGGTTTAG GAATGGCAGTTGGGAGAGACTTGTTAGGGAAGAACAATCATGTAATTGCAGTAATAGGTGATGGAGCAATGACGGCTGGAATGGCATATGAAGCAATGAACAACGCTGGTTATCTTGACTCAAATCTCATCATCATCTTGAACGATAACAAGCAAGTTTCGTTGCCGACCGCCACAGTCGATGGTCCGGCTCCTCCAGTGGGAGCTCTTAGCAAAGCTTTAACAAAGCTGCAATCAAGCAGGGAGTTTCGTCAACTACGCGAAGCCGCAAAG GGTATCACAAAGCAAATAGGTGGACAGACACATGAAATCGCTGCCAAATTCGATTCCTACATGAGAGGAGTTGTTGGTGGTTCAGGGGCTAGCCTATTTGAAGAACTAGGACTATACTACATAGGACCAGTGGATGGTCATAATGTAGAAGACCTCGTTTACGTGTTAAATGAAGTTAGATCAATGCCAGCCCCAGGGCCTGTTCTCATTCATGTCATTACCGAGAAGGGAAAAGGCTATGCCCCTGCTGAGGTTGCACCAGATAAAATGCATG GGGTTGTGAAATTCGATCCAAAGTCCGGAAAACAAATGGAGAGCAAGTCGGAAACATGTTCGTATACTAAGTACTTTGCAGAGTCTTTAATAGCTGAAgcagaagaagatgataaaatagtGGGAATCCATGCCGCCATGGGTGGGGGAACCGGGCTTTCTTTATTCCAAAAACGATTCCCGGATCGATGTTTCGATGTCGGGATAGCTGAACAACATGCTGTTACTTTTGCTGCTGGTCTAGCTTCTGAAGGGCTCAAACCATTTTGTGCCATTTACTCTTCATTCCTACAAAGAGGATTCGATCAA GTTGCTCATGATGTTGATCTCCAAAAGCTACCAGTGAGATTTGCAATAGACAGGGCTGGCCTAGTGGGTGCAGATGGACCGACCCATTGCGGTGCATTTGACACTACTTTTATGGCATGTTTACCTAATATGGTGGTAATGGCACCTTCGAACGAAACTGAGCTGATGCACATGGTGGCCACAGCAGCAGCCATCGATGATCGTCCTAGCTGCTTTAGGTACCCCAGAGGCAATGGCATCGGCACCATTCTCCCACCAAACAACAAAGGAACACCGTTAGAG ATTGGGAAGGGAAGAATACTAAGAGAAGGAAGTGGCAAGGTGGCCATTTTGGGGTATGGAACAATAGTACAAAGTTGTATGAAAGCAGCCGAGCAGTTACAAATGCTTGGCATCTCTGCAACGGTGGCGGATGCTCGTTTCTGTAAGCCAATTGACGGAGATTTACTGAGACAACTAGCTCGAGAACATGAGATATTGATCACCGCAGAAGAAGGATCAATGGGAGGGTTCAGCACCCACTTTTCTCATTTCTTGTGCTTGAATGGACTACTAGATGGAAAGCTTAAG TGGAGGCCAATGATACTACCAGATAAATACATTGACCATGGATctcaaaatgatcaaattgaagagGCAGGGCTAAGCTCAAAGCATATTGCCGCCACAGTTTTGTCTACGTTGGGTCACACTAGGGGATGTGTCCACCAGCTCGACCTTATAGATTGA